The proteins below come from a single Geobacillus thermoleovorans genomic window:
- a CDS encoding ABC transporter ATP-binding protein, translated as MLKVDGIDVFYGNIHALKGVSLEVNKGEIVTLIGANGAGKTTLLKTISGLLRPKNGDIVYEGASIAGKAAQTIVKQGISHVPEGRRVFANMTVEENLELGAFLRKDKEGIQQDFAKVFQLFPRLEERRKQLAGTLSGGEQQMLAIGRALMARPKLLLLDEPSMGLAPLLVKTIFRIIQEINESGTTILLVEQNAHMALSIAHRAYVLESGRVVLSGTASELQASEQVKQAYLGGH; from the coding sequence ATGTTGAAAGTGGATGGAATCGATGTGTTTTACGGCAACATTCATGCCTTAAAAGGCGTATCGCTTGAGGTGAACAAAGGCGAGATCGTCACGCTGATCGGGGCGAACGGCGCGGGGAAAACGACGCTTCTGAAAACCATTTCCGGGCTGCTTAGGCCGAAAAACGGCGACATCGTGTATGAGGGAGCCTCGATCGCCGGCAAGGCGGCGCAGACGATCGTCAAGCAAGGCATTTCCCACGTGCCGGAAGGGAGGCGCGTTTTCGCCAATATGACGGTCGAGGAAAACTTGGAGCTCGGCGCGTTTTTGCGCAAAGACAAAGAAGGCATTCAACAAGACTTTGCCAAAGTCTTTCAGCTGTTCCCGCGCCTTGAGGAGCGGCGCAAGCAGCTGGCCGGCACGCTTTCGGGCGGCGAGCAGCAAATGCTCGCCATCGGCCGCGCGCTCATGGCGCGCCCGAAGCTGCTCTTGCTTGACGAACCGTCAATGGGGCTCGCGCCGCTTTTGGTCAAGACGATTTTCCGCATCATTCAGGAAATCAACGAGTCGGGGACGACGATTTTGCTTGTCGAACAAAACGCCCATATGGCGCTCTCCATCGCCCATCGCGCCTATGTCCTTGAATCGGGGCGCGTCGTCTTGTCGGGAACGGCGAGCGAGCTGCAGGCGAGCGAGCAGGTGAAGCAGGCGTATTTGGGCGGGCATTGA
- a CDS encoding ABC transporter ATP-binding protein has product MAAKTPLLKAENVGIQFGGLKALSGVTMELYQGELVGLIGPNGAGKTTLFNLLTGVYVPTDGRIMLDGETLNGLPPYKITRKGISRTFQNIRLFGELSVLDNVKVAYHAHARHSIASSILRLPSHFRGEKEMEEKAIEFLNIFQLDGVMHEKAKNLPYGQQRRLEIARALAAQPKVLLLDEPAAGMNPQETKELMKLIAFIRERFALTILLIEHDMSLVMGICERIYVLDHGQLIAEGTPEQVRSNPKVIEAYLGEEVS; this is encoded by the coding sequence ATGGCGGCAAAAACACCGTTGCTTAAGGCGGAAAATGTCGGCATCCAGTTTGGCGGGCTGAAGGCGCTCTCCGGTGTGACGATGGAGCTGTATCAAGGGGAGCTTGTCGGGCTCATCGGCCCGAACGGCGCGGGGAAAACGACGCTGTTTAACTTATTGACGGGCGTGTATGTGCCGACTGACGGGCGGATTATGCTTGACGGCGAGACGTTGAACGGCCTGCCGCCGTATAAAATTACGCGCAAAGGGATCAGCCGGACGTTTCAAAACATTCGCCTGTTCGGCGAGCTGTCGGTGCTCGACAACGTGAAAGTCGCCTACCATGCGCACGCCCGCCATTCGATCGCGAGCTCCATTCTCCGCCTCCCGTCCCATTTCCGCGGTGAAAAGGAAATGGAAGAAAAGGCGATCGAGTTTTTGAACATTTTTCAGCTTGATGGCGTCATGCACGAGAAGGCGAAAAACTTGCCGTACGGCCAGCAGCGCCGGCTTGAGATCGCTCGGGCGCTGGCGGCGCAGCCAAAAGTGCTTTTGCTTGACGAGCCGGCCGCCGGCATGAACCCGCAAGAAACGAAAGAATTGATGAAGTTGATTGCGTTCATTCGCGAACGGTTTGCGTTGACGATTTTGTTGATTGAGCATGACATGTCGCTTGTGATGGGCATATGCGAGCGCATTTACGTGTTGGATCACGGCCAGCTGATCGCCGAAGGCACGCCGGAACAAGTGCGCAGCAACCCGAAAGTGATCGAGGCTTACCTTGGCGAGGAGGTGTCGTGA
- a CDS encoding M23 family metallopeptidase, whose translation MHRWLAAISAAAMLWIAAGAASAAEQEEAMYEKRMELYKKAEAVSLIPWYYFAAIDQYERNVRQVRRDLPKPAGVLGIYMKPEIWAGPLNKNPHDTDPFTISQFGGLGVDGDGDGYARADDDDDVIMAMARYLQTYGIDHRHIKIALWNYYQRAKTVDLILGKARIYKKYQTLKLDNHVFPLPLGANYSYRDTWGDARGWGGRRIHEGTDIFAGYGVPVRSTCYGIVELKGWNKYGGWRIGIRDINNTYHYFAHLNGFAADLREGQIVEPGTIIGSVGSSGYGPPGTAGKFPPHLHYGMYKDNGYTEWAFDPYPHLKAWERAERQQRRR comes from the coding sequence GTGCATCGATGGCTTGCCGCCATATCGGCGGCAGCGATGCTGTGGATCGCCGCCGGCGCGGCTTCGGCGGCGGAACAGGAAGAAGCGATGTATGAAAAGCGAATGGAGCTGTACAAAAAGGCCGAAGCCGTTTCCTTGATCCCGTGGTATTACTTTGCGGCCATTGACCAGTATGAGCGAAACGTCCGGCAAGTGCGCCGCGACCTGCCCAAGCCAGCCGGCGTTCTCGGCATTTATATGAAGCCGGAAATATGGGCCGGGCCGCTGAACAAAAACCCGCATGATACAGACCCGTTCACCATCTCCCAGTTTGGCGGCCTTGGCGTGGACGGAGACGGCGACGGCTATGCGCGGGCGGATGACGATGACGATGTGATCATGGCCATGGCCCGCTATTTGCAGACGTACGGCATCGATCACCGCCATATCAAAATCGCGCTTTGGAACTATTACCAACGCGCCAAAACCGTCGACTTGATTTTAGGAAAGGCGAGAATTTATAAAAAGTATCAGACGTTGAAATTGGACAACCACGTGTTTCCGCTTCCGCTAGGGGCCAATTACAGCTACCGCGATACATGGGGGGATGCGCGCGGCTGGGGCGGGCGGCGCATTCATGAAGGAACCGACATTTTCGCCGGCTACGGCGTTCCGGTGCGCTCGACGTGCTACGGCATCGTCGAGCTGAAAGGGTGGAACAAATACGGCGGCTGGCGCATCGGCATCCGCGACATCAACAACACGTACCACTACTTTGCCCATTTGAACGGCTTCGCCGCCGATCTTCGCGAGGGGCAAATCGTCGAGCCGGGGACGATCATCGGTTCGGTCGGCAGCTCTGGCTACGGTCCGCCCGGCACGGCGGGGAAATTTCCGCCCCATCTTCACTACGGCATGTACAAAGACAACGGCTATACCGAATGGGCGTTTGACCCGTACCCGCACTTAAAAGCATGGGAGCGGGCCGAGCGGCAACAACGGCGCCGCTAG
- the lipA gene encoding lipoyl synthase has translation MATKEEHVRKPDWLKIKLNTNENYIGLKKLMRENRLHTVCEEAKCPNIHECWAVRRTATFMILGSVCTRACRFCAVKTGLPTELDWQEPERVAESVRIMNLKHVVVTAVARDDLKDGGAAVFAETVRAIRRKNPFTTIEVLPSDMGGVYENLKILMDARPDILNHNIETVRRLTPRVRARATYERSLEFLRRAKELQPDIPTKSSIMVGLGETKEEIIEAMDDLRANHVDILTIGQYLQPTKKHLKVVKYYHPDEFQELKEIALSKGFSHCEAGPLVRSSYHADEQVSEAAKARQLKA, from the coding sequence ATGGCGACGAAAGAAGAACACGTCCGCAAGCCGGACTGGTTGAAAATCAAGTTGAACACGAACGAGAATTATATCGGTTTAAAGAAGCTGATGCGGGAAAACCGTTTACATACCGTTTGCGAGGAAGCGAAGTGCCCAAACATTCACGAATGCTGGGCCGTACGGCGGACGGCGACGTTTATGATTTTAGGCAGCGTCTGCACGCGCGCCTGCCGCTTCTGCGCCGTCAAAACCGGGCTGCCGACCGAGCTCGATTGGCAGGAGCCGGAACGCGTCGCGGAATCGGTGCGCATCATGAACTTGAAACACGTCGTCGTCACCGCCGTCGCCCGCGATGACCTAAAAGACGGCGGGGCGGCGGTATTCGCCGAAACGGTGCGCGCCATCCGCCGGAAAAACCCGTTTACGACGATCGAGGTGCTGCCGTCGGATATGGGCGGGGTGTATGAAAACTTGAAAATTTTGATGGATGCCCGCCCTGACATTTTAAACCATAACATCGAAACGGTGCGCCGCTTGACTCCAAGGGTGCGCGCCCGCGCGACGTACGAACGTTCGCTTGAGTTTTTGCGGCGCGCGAAAGAATTGCAGCCGGACATTCCGACGAAATCGAGCATCATGGTCGGCCTTGGGGAAACGAAAGAGGAAATCATTGAAGCGATGGATGACTTGCGCGCCAACCATGTCGACATTTTGACGATCGGCCAGTATTTGCAACCGACGAAAAAGCATTTGAAGGTCGTGAAATATTACCATCCGGACGAGTTTCAAGAGCTGAAAGAAATCGCGTTGAGCAAAGGGTTCAGCCATTGTGAAGCGGGGCCGCTCGTCCGCTCGTCGTACCATGCCGATGAGCAGGTGAGCGAGGCGGCGAAAGCGCGGCAGTTGAAAGCGTAA
- a CDS encoding branched-chain amino acid ABC transporter permease, whose protein sequence is MATWKRTRGFWVSVILAFAFFAVVEWLIASGTLNVFYVNTLFFMAINVMLAASLHLIIGITGQFSIGHAGFFAVGAYASAVMTMKLQLPFAVGVLTAGIAAMLAGLVIGVPSLRLKGDYLAIATLGFGEIVRIALLNIDYVGGASGMTVTHMTTWPWVFACLFVTILVIANFTNSTHGRACISIREDEIAADAMGINTTYYKVAAFAIGSFFAGIAGALYAHHFYIIQPSNFGFLKSFDILIFVVLGGLGSLSGAVVAAVLLTIVSTFLQNYPETRMIIYSIVLILVMLYRPTGLMGTKELSSLFKWRKAAQGGMNHGGKNTVA, encoded by the coding sequence ATGGCAACTTGGAAGCGGACTCGTGGATTTTGGGTTTCCGTCATACTGGCCTTCGCCTTTTTCGCTGTTGTCGAGTGGCTGATTGCAAGCGGGACGCTCAATGTGTTTTACGTCAACACGCTCTTTTTCATGGCGATCAACGTCATGCTGGCGGCGAGCCTTCACTTGATCATCGGCATCACCGGACAGTTTTCGATTGGACATGCCGGCTTTTTCGCCGTCGGCGCTTACGCTTCAGCCGTCATGACGATGAAGCTGCAGCTGCCGTTTGCGGTCGGCGTCTTGACCGCTGGGATCGCGGCGATGCTCGCCGGCCTCGTCATCGGCGTGCCGAGCCTGCGTTTAAAAGGCGATTACTTGGCGATCGCCACGCTTGGGTTTGGCGAAATTGTCCGCATCGCGCTCTTGAACATCGATTACGTCGGCGGGGCGAGCGGCATGACGGTGACGCATATGACGACATGGCCGTGGGTGTTCGCCTGCCTGTTTGTCACGATTTTGGTGATCGCCAACTTCACGAACTCGACGCACGGACGGGCGTGCATTTCGATTCGCGAGGATGAAATCGCCGCTGATGCCATGGGGATCAATACGACGTATTACAAAGTGGCGGCGTTTGCGATCGGTTCGTTTTTCGCCGGCATCGCCGGGGCGCTGTACGCCCATCACTTTTACATCATTCAGCCGTCGAACTTCGGCTTTTTAAAATCGTTTGACATTTTGATTTTCGTCGTGCTCGGCGGGCTCGGCAGCCTATCCGGCGCGGTGGTGGCGGCGGTGCTGCTGACGATCGTTTCGACGTTCTTGCAAAACTATCCGGAAACGCGGATGATCATTTACAGCATCGTCTTGATTTTGGTGATGCTGTACCGTCCAACCGGGCTGATGGGGACGAAAGAACTATCTTCGCTCTTCAAATGGCGGAAGGCAGCGCAGGGAGGAATGAATCATGGCGGCAAAAACACCGTTGCTTAA